A genomic window from Glycine soja cultivar W05 chromosome 10, ASM419377v2, whole genome shotgun sequence includes:
- the LOC114369303 gene encoding villin-3-like isoform X1, with protein sequence MSSSAKVLDPAFQGVGQRVGTEIWRIENFQPVALPKSEYGKFYTGDSYIILQTTQGKGGTYFYDLHFWIGKDTSQDEAGTAAIKTVELDAALGGRAVQHREIQGHESDKFLSYFKPCIIPLEGGVASGFKKPEEEEFETRLYVCRGKRVVRLRQVPFARSSLNHEDVFILDTENKIYQFNGANSNIQERAKALEVIQFLKEKYHEGKCDVAIVDDGKLDTESDSGEFWVLFGGFAPIGKKVISEDDIIPETIPAQLYSIVDVEIKPVEGELSKSLLENNKCYLLDCGAEVFVWVGRVTQVEERKSACQAVEEFVASQNRPKSTRITRIIQGYEPHSFKSNFDSWPSGSASTSAEEGRGKVAALLKQQGMGVKGMTKSTPVNEEIPPLLEGGGKIEVWRINGNAKNALPKEEIGKFYSGDCYIVLYTYHSGERKEDYFLCCWFGKDSVEEDQTTATRLANTMSTSLKGRPVQGRIFEGKEPPQFVAIFQPMVVLKGGFSSGYKKLIADKGVSDETYTAESIALIRISGTSIYNNKSVQVDAVPSSLNSTECFVLQSGSTIFTWHGNQCSFEQQQLAAKVADFLRPGATLKHAKEGTESSAFWSALGGKQSYTSKKVVNEVVRDPHLFTLSFNKGKFNVEEVYNFSQDDLLPEDILILDTHAEVFIWIGHSVEPKEKRNAFEIGQKYIDLVASLEGLSPHVPLYKVTEGNEPCFFTTYFSWDHAKAMVMGNSFQKKVSLLFGLGHAVEEKLNGSSPGGPRQRAEALAALSNAFGSSSEKASGLAQDRLNGLGQGGPRQRAEALAALNSAFNSSSGTKTFTPRPSGRGQGSQRAAAVAALSQVLMAEKKKSPDGSPVASRSPITEGSATETKSDSSEVEEVAEAKETEELPPETGSNGDLELKQENAEEGNDGQRMFSYEQLKTKSGHNVPGVDLKRREAYLSEDEFNTVFGMAKEAFYKLPRWKQDMLKKKYELF encoded by the exons ATGTCTAGCTCAGCAAAAGTTTTGGATCCTGCATTCCAGGGAGTTGGTCAAAGAGT AGGAACTGAAATATGGAGGATTGAGAATTTTCAGCCAGTTGCATTGCCCAAATCTGAGTATGGCAAATTCTACACGGGAGATTCGTACATCATCTTGCAG ACAACTCAAGGCAAAGGAGGcacttatttttatgatttacaCTTTTGGATTGGAAAGGATACAAGTCAG GATGAGGCTGGAACTGCAGCCATTAAAACTGTTGAACTTGATGCTGCTCTTGGAGGGCGTGCAGTGCAGCACAGGGAAATCCAAGGACATGAGTCCGACAAGTTTTTGTCATACTTTAAACCATGTATTATACCATTAGAGGGTGGAGTTGCATCTGGGTTTAAAAAACCTGAAGAAGAGGAGTTTGAAACACGTTTGTATGTATGCAGAGGGAAAAGAGTTGTAAGATTGAGACAG GTCCCTTTTGCAAGGTCTTCGTTGAACCATGAAGATGTATTCATACTagatactgagaacaagattTATCAATTCAATGGTGCAAATTCCAATATTCAGGAAAGAGCCAAGGCTTTGGAAGTCATACAGTTTCTGAAAGAAAAATACCATGAAGGGAAATGTGATGTTGCAATTGTTG ACGATGGAAAATTAGACACTGAGTCAGACTCAGGTGAATTTTGGGTCCTCTTTGGTGGTTTTGCTCCCATTGGGAAGAAGGTAATCAGTGAGGATGATATTATTCCAGAGACAATTCCTGCTCAGCTTTACAG TATTGTTGATGTTGAGATCAAGCCTGTGGAAGGTGAACTTTCTAAATCACTGTTGGAAAACAACAAATGCTATTTACTGGACTGTGGTGCTGAGGTGTTTGTCTGGGTTGGTCGTGTGACACAAGTTGAAGAACGAAAATCAGCCTGCCAAGCCGTTGAG GAGTTTGTTGCAAGCCAAAATAGGCCAAAGTCTACAAGGATAACCCGGATTATTCAAGGTTATGAGCCACATTCATTTAAGTCCAACTTTGATTCTTGGCCATCAGGATCTGCTAGTACCAGTGCTGAGGAAGGAAGAGGAAAAGTTGCAG CATTGCTTAAGCAACAAGGCATGGGTGTCAAAGGAATGACAAAAAGTACCCCTGTAAATGAGGAAATTCCACCTTTGCTTGAAGGAGGTGGAAAGATAGAG GTATGGCGAATCAATGGAAATGCCAAGAATGCATTGCCAAAGGAGGAGATCGGTAAATTTTATAGTGGAGATTGTTACATTGTACTGTACACCTACCACTCTGGTGAGCGGAAAGAAGACTACTTCTTGTGCTGTTGGTTTGGCAAAGACAGTGTTGAG GAGGACCAAACAACGGCTACTAGGTTGGCCAATACAATGTCTACCTCATTAAAGGGTAGACCTGTACAG GGTCGCATATTTGAAGGCAAAGAGCCGCCACAGTTTGTTGCTATTTTCCAACCAATGGTGGTTCTCAAG GGAGGGTTCAGCTCTGGATACAAGAAACTAATAGCAGACAAAGGAGTATCAGATGAGACATACACAGCAGAGAGTATTGCACTTATTCGAATTTCTGGAACTTCTATTTACAACAATAAATCAGTACAAGTTGATGCA GTGCCATCATCATTGAATTCCACTGAGTGTTTTGTCCTGCAATCTGGCTCTACAATTTTCACTTGGCATGGAAATCAGTGTTCCTTTGAGCAGCAACAGCTAGCAGCAAAGGTTGCTGATTTTTTACGG CCAGGAGCTACTTTAAAGCATGCTAAAGAAGGAACAGAAAGCTCAGCTTTCTGGTCTGCACTAGGAGGAAAACAAAGTTACACCAGCAAGAAAGTTGTTAATGAGGTTGTCAGAGATCCACATTTgttcactttatcatttaacaaAG GAAAGTTCAAT GTAGAGGAGGTTTACAACTTCTCTCAGGACGACCTGTTGCCGGAGGATATCCTTATACTTGACACACATGCAGAAGTGTTTATTTGGATTGGTCATTCTGTGGAACCCAAAGAAAAGCGAAATGCTTTTGAAATTGGCCAG AAATACATAGATTTGGTTGCATCTCTGGAGGGGCTATCTCCACATGTACCACTATATAAAGTAACAGAAGGGAATGAACCTTGCTTTTTCACAACATACTTTTCATGGGATCATGCAAAAGCTATG GTTATGGGGAACTCATTTCAGAAAAAGGTGTCACTACTCTTTGGACTTGGCCATGCTGTGGAG GAAAAGTTGAATGGGTCAAGTCCAGGGGGACCAAGACAAAGAGCAGAAGCTTTGGCTGCCTTATCTAATGCATTTGGTTCATCTTCTGAGAAAGCATCCGGTTTG GCACAAGATAGATTGAATGGGTTAGGCCAAGGGGGACCAAGGCAAAGGGCAGAAGCTTTAGCCGCTTTAAACTCTGCATTTAATTCATCATCTGGGACGAAGACTTTTACTCCTAGGCCATCTGGAAGAGGTCAAGGATCACAAAGAGCTGCAGCAGTAGCTGCTCTTTCACAAGTTCTTATGgctgaaaagaaaaaatcaccGGATGGTTCTCCTGTTGCTAGCAGGAGTCCTATCACTGAAGGTAGTGCTACTG aaactAAAAGTGactcctctgaagttgaagaagTTGCAGAAGCCAAGGAAACAGAGGAACTTCCCCCTGAGACCGGTAGCAATGGGGATTTGGAACTAAAACAAGAGAATGCGGAGGAAGGAAATGATGGTCAAAGGATGTTCAGTTATGAGCAATTAAAGACTAAATCTGGTCATAATGTGCCTGGAGTTGATCTTAAACGGAGAGAG GCCTATCTGTCAGAGGATGAGTTCAACACTGTATTTGGAATGGCAAAAGAAGCATTTTACAAGTTGCCAAGATGGAAGCAAGACATGCTGAAAAAGAAATACGAATTGTTCTAA
- the LOC114369303 gene encoding villin-3-like isoform X2 → MSSSAKVLDPAFQGVGQRVGTEIWRIENFQPVALPKSEYGKFYTGDSYIILQTTQGKGGTYFYDLHFWIGKDTSQDEAGTAAIKTVELDAALGGRAVQHREIQGHESDKFLSYFKPCIIPLEGGVASGFKKPEEEEFETRLYVCRGKRVVRLRQVPFARSSLNHEDVFILDTENKIYQFNGANSNIQERAKALEVIQFLKEKYHEGKCDVAIVDDGKLDTESDSGEFWVLFGGFAPIGKKVISEDDIIPETIPAQLYSIVDVEIKPVEGELSKSLLENNKCYLLDCGAEVFVWVGRVTQVEERKSACQAVEEFVASQNRPKSTRITRIIQGYEPHSFKSNFDSWPSGSASTSAEEGRGKVAALLKQQGMGVKGMTKSTPVNEEIPPLLEGGGKIEVWRINGNAKNALPKEEIGKFYSGDCYIVLYTYHSGERKEDYFLCCWFGKDSVEEDQTTATRLANTMSTSLKGRPVQGRIFEGKEPPQFVAIFQPMVVLKGGFSSGYKKLIADKGVSDETYTAESIALIRISGTSIYNNKSVQVDAVPSSLNSTECFVLQSGSTIFTWHGNQCSFEQQQLAAKVADFLRPGATLKHAKEGTESSAFWSALGGKQSYTSKKVVNEVVRDPHLFTLSFNKGKFNVEEVYNFSQDDLLPEDILILDTHAEVFIWIGHSVEPKEKRNAFEIGQKYIDLVASLEGLSPHVPLYKVTEGNEPCFFTTYFSWDHAKAMVMGNSFQKKVSLLFGLGHAVEEKLNGSSPGGPRQRAEALAALSNAFGSSSEKASGLAQDRLNGLGQGGPRQRAEALAALNSAFNSSSGTKTFTPRPSGRGQGSQRAAAVAALSQVLMAEKKKSPDGSPVASRSPITEETKSDSSEVEEVAEAKETEELPPETGSNGDLELKQENAEEGNDGQRMFSYEQLKTKSGHNVPGVDLKRREAYLSEDEFNTVFGMAKEAFYKLPRWKQDMLKKKYELF, encoded by the exons ATGTCTAGCTCAGCAAAAGTTTTGGATCCTGCATTCCAGGGAGTTGGTCAAAGAGT AGGAACTGAAATATGGAGGATTGAGAATTTTCAGCCAGTTGCATTGCCCAAATCTGAGTATGGCAAATTCTACACGGGAGATTCGTACATCATCTTGCAG ACAACTCAAGGCAAAGGAGGcacttatttttatgatttacaCTTTTGGATTGGAAAGGATACAAGTCAG GATGAGGCTGGAACTGCAGCCATTAAAACTGTTGAACTTGATGCTGCTCTTGGAGGGCGTGCAGTGCAGCACAGGGAAATCCAAGGACATGAGTCCGACAAGTTTTTGTCATACTTTAAACCATGTATTATACCATTAGAGGGTGGAGTTGCATCTGGGTTTAAAAAACCTGAAGAAGAGGAGTTTGAAACACGTTTGTATGTATGCAGAGGGAAAAGAGTTGTAAGATTGAGACAG GTCCCTTTTGCAAGGTCTTCGTTGAACCATGAAGATGTATTCATACTagatactgagaacaagattTATCAATTCAATGGTGCAAATTCCAATATTCAGGAAAGAGCCAAGGCTTTGGAAGTCATACAGTTTCTGAAAGAAAAATACCATGAAGGGAAATGTGATGTTGCAATTGTTG ACGATGGAAAATTAGACACTGAGTCAGACTCAGGTGAATTTTGGGTCCTCTTTGGTGGTTTTGCTCCCATTGGGAAGAAGGTAATCAGTGAGGATGATATTATTCCAGAGACAATTCCTGCTCAGCTTTACAG TATTGTTGATGTTGAGATCAAGCCTGTGGAAGGTGAACTTTCTAAATCACTGTTGGAAAACAACAAATGCTATTTACTGGACTGTGGTGCTGAGGTGTTTGTCTGGGTTGGTCGTGTGACACAAGTTGAAGAACGAAAATCAGCCTGCCAAGCCGTTGAG GAGTTTGTTGCAAGCCAAAATAGGCCAAAGTCTACAAGGATAACCCGGATTATTCAAGGTTATGAGCCACATTCATTTAAGTCCAACTTTGATTCTTGGCCATCAGGATCTGCTAGTACCAGTGCTGAGGAAGGAAGAGGAAAAGTTGCAG CATTGCTTAAGCAACAAGGCATGGGTGTCAAAGGAATGACAAAAAGTACCCCTGTAAATGAGGAAATTCCACCTTTGCTTGAAGGAGGTGGAAAGATAGAG GTATGGCGAATCAATGGAAATGCCAAGAATGCATTGCCAAAGGAGGAGATCGGTAAATTTTATAGTGGAGATTGTTACATTGTACTGTACACCTACCACTCTGGTGAGCGGAAAGAAGACTACTTCTTGTGCTGTTGGTTTGGCAAAGACAGTGTTGAG GAGGACCAAACAACGGCTACTAGGTTGGCCAATACAATGTCTACCTCATTAAAGGGTAGACCTGTACAG GGTCGCATATTTGAAGGCAAAGAGCCGCCACAGTTTGTTGCTATTTTCCAACCAATGGTGGTTCTCAAG GGAGGGTTCAGCTCTGGATACAAGAAACTAATAGCAGACAAAGGAGTATCAGATGAGACATACACAGCAGAGAGTATTGCACTTATTCGAATTTCTGGAACTTCTATTTACAACAATAAATCAGTACAAGTTGATGCA GTGCCATCATCATTGAATTCCACTGAGTGTTTTGTCCTGCAATCTGGCTCTACAATTTTCACTTGGCATGGAAATCAGTGTTCCTTTGAGCAGCAACAGCTAGCAGCAAAGGTTGCTGATTTTTTACGG CCAGGAGCTACTTTAAAGCATGCTAAAGAAGGAACAGAAAGCTCAGCTTTCTGGTCTGCACTAGGAGGAAAACAAAGTTACACCAGCAAGAAAGTTGTTAATGAGGTTGTCAGAGATCCACATTTgttcactttatcatttaacaaAG GAAAGTTCAAT GTAGAGGAGGTTTACAACTTCTCTCAGGACGACCTGTTGCCGGAGGATATCCTTATACTTGACACACATGCAGAAGTGTTTATTTGGATTGGTCATTCTGTGGAACCCAAAGAAAAGCGAAATGCTTTTGAAATTGGCCAG AAATACATAGATTTGGTTGCATCTCTGGAGGGGCTATCTCCACATGTACCACTATATAAAGTAACAGAAGGGAATGAACCTTGCTTTTTCACAACATACTTTTCATGGGATCATGCAAAAGCTATG GTTATGGGGAACTCATTTCAGAAAAAGGTGTCACTACTCTTTGGACTTGGCCATGCTGTGGAG GAAAAGTTGAATGGGTCAAGTCCAGGGGGACCAAGACAAAGAGCAGAAGCTTTGGCTGCCTTATCTAATGCATTTGGTTCATCTTCTGAGAAAGCATCCGGTTTG GCACAAGATAGATTGAATGGGTTAGGCCAAGGGGGACCAAGGCAAAGGGCAGAAGCTTTAGCCGCTTTAAACTCTGCATTTAATTCATCATCTGGGACGAAGACTTTTACTCCTAGGCCATCTGGAAGAGGTCAAGGATCACAAAGAGCTGCAGCAGTAGCTGCTCTTTCACAAGTTCTTATGgctgaaaagaaaaaatcaccGGATGGTTCTCCTGTTGCTAGCAGGAGTCCTATCACTGAAG aaactAAAAGTGactcctctgaagttgaagaagTTGCAGAAGCCAAGGAAACAGAGGAACTTCCCCCTGAGACCGGTAGCAATGGGGATTTGGAACTAAAACAAGAGAATGCGGAGGAAGGAAATGATGGTCAAAGGATGTTCAGTTATGAGCAATTAAAGACTAAATCTGGTCATAATGTGCCTGGAGTTGATCTTAAACGGAGAGAG GCCTATCTGTCAGAGGATGAGTTCAACACTGTATTTGGAATGGCAAAAGAAGCATTTTACAAGTTGCCAAGATGGAAGCAAGACATGCTGAAAAAGAAATACGAATTGTTCTAA